The proteins below are encoded in one region of Pongo pygmaeus isolate AG05252 chromosome 20, NHGRI_mPonPyg2-v2.0_pri, whole genome shotgun sequence:
- the ZNF649 gene encoding zinc finger protein 649 isoform X1, which yields MTKAQESLTLKDVAVDFTWEEWQLLGPAQKRLYRDVMLENYSNLVSVGYQASKPDALTKLEQGEPLWTLEDEIHSPAHPEIEKADDHLQQHLQNQKILKRTGQRYEHGRTLKSYLGLTNQSRRYNRKEPAEFNGDGAFLHDNHEQMPMEIEFPESRKPISTKSRFLKHQQTHNIEKAHECADCGEAFLKKSQLTKHKRIHTGKKPHGCSFCGKTFYKKCRLTEHERVHKGEKPYGCSLCGKAFSKKYRLTEHERAHRGEKPHGCSECGKAFPRKSQLTEHQRIHTGNKPHQCSECGRAFSRKSLLSVHKRTHTGEKPHVCSECGKGFIQKGNLNIHQRTHTGEKPYGCVDCGKAFSQKSCLVAHQRYHTGKTPFVCPECGQPCSQKSGLIRHRRIHSGEKPYKCSDCGKAFITKTMLIVHHRTHTGERPYGCDECDKAYFYMSCLVKHKRIHSREKRGDSVKVDNPSTASHSLSPSEHMQGESPVNMVTVQTPSVTPQMPFNISRLLADRNVVLVGQPLARCVPSGDNRSFAQDRRLTNAVNVVVPSVINYIFFYITNT from the exons atgacaaAGGCCCAG GAATCACTGACCCTGAAGGATGTGGCTGTGGACTTCACCTGGGAGGAGTGGCAGCTCCTGGGCCCTGCTCAGAAGCGTCTGTACCGGGATGTGATGTTGGAGAACTACAGCAACCTTGTGTCAGTGG GGTATCAAGCCAGCAAACCTGATGCCCTCACCAAGTTGGAACAAGGAGAACCTCTATGGACATTAGAAGATGAAATCCACAGTCCAGCCCATCCAG AAATTGAGAAAGCTGATGATCATCTGCAGCAGCACTTGCAAAACCAAAAAATACTGAAGAGGACAGGACAACGCTATGAACATGGAAGAACTTTGAAATCATATTTAGGTTTAACCAACCAGAGCAGAAGATACAACAGAAAGGAGCCTGCTGAGTTTAATGGAGATGGAGCTTTTCTCCATGATAATCATGAACAAATGCCTATGGAAATTGAATTCCCTGAAAGTAGAAAACCCATCAGCACCAAGTCACGATTCCTTAAACATCAGCAAACACACAACATAGAGAAAGCCCATGAATGCGCTGACTGTGGGGAAGCTTTCCTCAAGAAGTCACAGCTCACTAAGCATAAGAGAATTCACACAGGAAAGAAACCCCACGGGTGTAGCTTTTGTGGGAAAACCTTCTACAAGAAGTGCAGGCTCACTGAACATGAGAGAGTTCACAAAGGAGAGAAACCCTACGGGTGTAGCTTGTGTGGGAAAGCCTTCTCCAAGAAGTACAGGCTCACTGAACACGAGAGAGCTCACAGAGGAGAGAAACCACATGGgtgcagtgaatgtgggaaagccttcccCAGgaaatctcagcttactgaaCATCAAAGGATTCACACGGGAAATAAGCCCCATCAATGCAGCGAATGTGGGAGGGCTTTCTCCAGAAAATCACTACTCAGTGTACATAAGCGAACTCATACAGGAGAGAAGCCTCATGTATGCAGTGAATGTGGAAAAGGCTTCATTCAGAAGGGCAATCTCAACATACATCAacgaactcacactggagagaaaccttatggaTGTGTTGACTGTGGTAAGGCCTTCAGCCAGAAGTCTTGCCTTGTAGCACATCAGAGATATCATACAGGAAAGACCCCCTTTGTATGTCCTGAATGTGGGCAACCCTGTTCACAGAAGTCAGGACTCATTAGACATCGGAGAATTCActcaggagagaaaccctataaatgcagtgactgtgggaaagccttcattACAAAGACAATGCTCATTGTACATCACAGAACTCACACGGGAGAGAGACCCTATGGCTGTGATGAGTGTGACAAAGCTTACTTCTATATGTCTTGCCTTGTTAAACATAAGAGAATACACTCAAGGGAGAAACGGGGGGATTCAGTGAAGGTGGACAATCCTTCCACAGCAAGTCACAGCTTAAGTCCTAGTGAACACATGCAGGGGGAAAGCCCTGTTAATATGGTAACTGTGCAGACACCTTCTGTGACCCCACAGATGCCATTTAACATCAGCAGGCTCCTAGCAGATAGGAACGTAGTCCTTGTGGGACAGCCACTTGCCAGATGTGTACCCTCAGGAGATAATAGAAGCTTTGCACAGGACAGAAGGCTTACAAATGCAGTGAATGTGGTCGTGCCTTCAGTCATCAATTACATCTTCTTTTATATTACAAACACATAA
- the ZNF649 gene encoding zinc finger protein 649 isoform X2, producing the protein MESLTLKDVAVDFTWEEWQLLGPAQKRLYRDVMLENYSNLVSVGYQASKPDALTKLEQGEPLWTLEDEIHSPAHPEIEKADDHLQQHLQNQKILKRTGQRYEHGRTLKSYLGLTNQSRRYNRKEPAEFNGDGAFLHDNHEQMPMEIEFPESRKPISTKSRFLKHQQTHNIEKAHECADCGEAFLKKSQLTKHKRIHTGKKPHGCSFCGKTFYKKCRLTEHERVHKGEKPYGCSLCGKAFSKKYRLTEHERAHRGEKPHGCSECGKAFPRKSQLTEHQRIHTGNKPHQCSECGRAFSRKSLLSVHKRTHTGEKPHVCSECGKGFIQKGNLNIHQRTHTGEKPYGCVDCGKAFSQKSCLVAHQRYHTGKTPFVCPECGQPCSQKSGLIRHRRIHSGEKPYKCSDCGKAFITKTMLIVHHRTHTGERPYGCDECDKAYFYMSCLVKHKRIHSREKRGDSVKVDNPSTASHSLSPSEHMQGESPVNMVTVQTPSVTPQMPFNISRLLADRNVVLVGQPLARCVPSGDNRSFAQDRRLTNAVNVVVPSVINYIFFYITNT; encoded by the exons ATG GAATCACTGACCCTGAAGGATGTGGCTGTGGACTTCACCTGGGAGGAGTGGCAGCTCCTGGGCCCTGCTCAGAAGCGTCTGTACCGGGATGTGATGTTGGAGAACTACAGCAACCTTGTGTCAGTGG GGTATCAAGCCAGCAAACCTGATGCCCTCACCAAGTTGGAACAAGGAGAACCTCTATGGACATTAGAAGATGAAATCCACAGTCCAGCCCATCCAG AAATTGAGAAAGCTGATGATCATCTGCAGCAGCACTTGCAAAACCAAAAAATACTGAAGAGGACAGGACAACGCTATGAACATGGAAGAACTTTGAAATCATATTTAGGTTTAACCAACCAGAGCAGAAGATACAACAGAAAGGAGCCTGCTGAGTTTAATGGAGATGGAGCTTTTCTCCATGATAATCATGAACAAATGCCTATGGAAATTGAATTCCCTGAAAGTAGAAAACCCATCAGCACCAAGTCACGATTCCTTAAACATCAGCAAACACACAACATAGAGAAAGCCCATGAATGCGCTGACTGTGGGGAAGCTTTCCTCAAGAAGTCACAGCTCACTAAGCATAAGAGAATTCACACAGGAAAGAAACCCCACGGGTGTAGCTTTTGTGGGAAAACCTTCTACAAGAAGTGCAGGCTCACTGAACATGAGAGAGTTCACAAAGGAGAGAAACCCTACGGGTGTAGCTTGTGTGGGAAAGCCTTCTCCAAGAAGTACAGGCTCACTGAACACGAGAGAGCTCACAGAGGAGAGAAACCACATGGgtgcagtgaatgtgggaaagccttcccCAGgaaatctcagcttactgaaCATCAAAGGATTCACACGGGAAATAAGCCCCATCAATGCAGCGAATGTGGGAGGGCTTTCTCCAGAAAATCACTACTCAGTGTACATAAGCGAACTCATACAGGAGAGAAGCCTCATGTATGCAGTGAATGTGGAAAAGGCTTCATTCAGAAGGGCAATCTCAACATACATCAacgaactcacactggagagaaaccttatggaTGTGTTGACTGTGGTAAGGCCTTCAGCCAGAAGTCTTGCCTTGTAGCACATCAGAGATATCATACAGGAAAGACCCCCTTTGTATGTCCTGAATGTGGGCAACCCTGTTCACAGAAGTCAGGACTCATTAGACATCGGAGAATTCActcaggagagaaaccctataaatgcagtgactgtgggaaagccttcattACAAAGACAATGCTCATTGTACATCACAGAACTCACACGGGAGAGAGACCCTATGGCTGTGATGAGTGTGACAAAGCTTACTTCTATATGTCTTGCCTTGTTAAACATAAGAGAATACACTCAAGGGAGAAACGGGGGGATTCAGTGAAGGTGGACAATCCTTCCACAGCAAGTCACAGCTTAAGTCCTAGTGAACACATGCAGGGGGAAAGCCCTGTTAATATGGTAACTGTGCAGACACCTTCTGTGACCCCACAGATGCCATTTAACATCAGCAGGCTCCTAGCAGATAGGAACGTAGTCCTTGTGGGACAGCCACTTGCCAGATGTGTACCCTCAGGAGATAATAGAAGCTTTGCACAGGACAGAAGGCTTACAAATGCAGTGAATGTGGTCGTGCCTTCAGTCATCAATTACATCTTCTTTTATATTACAAACACATAA